From the genome of Cognaticolwellia beringensis, one region includes:
- a CDS encoding sensor histidine kinase: MNWKEFVENRNRLFWLVHTAGWCGFALVHYLGSLLHDLRDIFLVIILLNAYAGWLFTAPLRYIYRRIWNFTPLKIAIVVILASYCTGVLWQVVKNINYWEIYKHGYRPDFWLYYTKNSLLSFFIILSWSGLYFGTKYYQMLQIEKQNVLRANTVAHQAQLKMLRYQLNPHFLFNTLNAISTLILVEENKAANGMVTKLSEFLRYSLEKDPMKRVTLDSELQALRLYLDIEKVRFEERLQVTFDVANDCKFALVPSMILQPLAENAIKHAVAVQEQGGGIHVKVHRFGNDLLIELADDGPGADIINGNLFRENGVGLVNTRERLQALYQKDFSLVVANNTPTGVKISIRIPYEVGHRV, encoded by the coding sequence GTGAATTGGAAAGAGTTTGTAGAAAATAGAAATCGCTTATTTTGGTTGGTTCATACCGCTGGTTGGTGTGGTTTTGCCTTAGTACATTACTTAGGCTCATTACTGCACGACTTACGCGATATTTTTCTTGTTATTATCTTATTGAATGCCTATGCCGGTTGGTTATTTACCGCACCGCTTAGGTATATCTATCGTCGTATCTGGAATTTTACCCCGTTAAAAATTGCCATCGTGGTGATATTAGCTTCTTATTGCACGGGTGTATTATGGCAAGTAGTCAAAAACATCAATTATTGGGAAATATATAAACACGGTTACCGACCTGACTTTTGGCTGTATTACACCAAAAATAGCCTGTTATCTTTCTTTATTATTTTAAGTTGGAGCGGCTTATATTTTGGTACTAAATACTACCAAATGCTACAAATAGAAAAACAAAATGTATTACGCGCCAATACTGTTGCTCATCAAGCGCAGCTTAAAATGTTACGTTATCAACTCAATCCCCACTTTTTATTTAATACCCTTAATGCAATATCAACCTTAATTTTGGTGGAAGAAAACAAAGCGGCCAATGGCATGGTCACTAAATTAAGTGAATTTTTACGTTATTCACTTGAAAAAGATCCCATGAAGCGAGTTACGCTCGATAGCGAATTACAAGCACTCAGGCTTTATTTAGATATTGAAAAAGTGCGATTCGAAGAGCGATTACAAGTAACCTTTGATGTTGCTAATGACTGTAAATTTGCCTTGGTGCCTAGCATGATATTGCAGCCCTTAGCTGAAAATGCGATTAAGCATGCTGTTGCCGTGCAAGAGCAAGGCGGCGGAATTCATGTGAAGGTGCACCGATTTGGTAACGATTTATTGATAGAGTTAGCTGATGATGGGCCCGGTGCAGACATTATAAATGGCAACTTATTTCGTGAGAATGGTGTTGGTTTAGTCAATACTCGTGAACGATTACAGGCTTTATATCAGAAGGATTTTTCTTTAGTTGTTGCCAACAACACACCAACTGGTGTTAAAATCAGTATACGCATTCCCTATG
- the pnuC gene encoding nicotinamide riboside transporter PnuC, which yields MSNSISATSEIINYFTTLPVLELVAVAASLLYVVLAAKGNIWCWPAAILSTVLYTVIFYDVYLWMDSLLQLYYLLMAVYGWACWHKNSRLSFNSHSKELLYSQWTLHRHSSIILALTAVSFVLGWIMATYTPAHFPYLDSSTTVFAVFATYLVTQKVLENWLYFIVIDIVSIFLYVEKGLLPTAALFGGFVIIAAYGYWEWRKQYKLQFRQQHQDMCIDNSVAG from the coding sequence ATGTCGAATTCAATCAGTGCAACAAGCGAAATTATTAATTATTTCACAACATTGCCAGTATTAGAGCTAGTCGCTGTTGCCGCATCATTACTCTATGTCGTTTTAGCGGCAAAAGGTAATATTTGGTGCTGGCCGGCTGCTATTTTGAGTACCGTATTATATACCGTCATTTTTTATGACGTTTATCTATGGATGGATAGCCTACTGCAGTTGTATTATTTACTCATGGCTGTGTATGGTTGGGCTTGCTGGCACAAAAATAGTCGATTGAGCTTCAATAGTCATTCTAAAGAGCTTTTGTACAGTCAATGGACGCTACATCGTCATAGCAGTATAATTTTGGCTTTAACAGCAGTCTCTTTCGTTTTAGGCTGGATAATGGCGACTTATACGCCAGCACATTTTCCATACCTTGATAGCAGCACTACCGTATTTGCGGTGTTTGCTACCTATTTAGTGACCCAAAAAGTACTGGAAAATTGGTTATACTTTATTGTTATCGATATTGTTTCTATATTTCTTTATGTTGAAAAGGGCTTGTTACCAACCGCTGCGCTATTTGGAGGTTTTGTCATTATTGCCGCTTATGGCTATTGGGAATGGCGTAAGCAATATAAGCTGCAATTTCGTCAACAGCACCAAGACATGTGTATTGATAACTCTGTTGCGGGATAA
- a CDS encoding aminoglycoside phosphotransferase family protein, with product MKLDQSIIDHQQHSLTLELCHLPCFNQLKVEHIRHIDAGLSNPCFHVSYENKSLFAKYLTANSIEPFVSQLAASEGIAPKLVYVGHNWLVTEFITGQGLEKSDQSEDEKIAIVLALLARCHSILDLSVSYNSQRNHQALAQKTFITDVNVPTQSNIPNLDISATINQLLQKIKLSDTQDKALQFLLNILQKNLVNTSKFLSNIQQVLCHGDTNFSNVIQLKNDDTSAEPLYKLIDFECACIAPIEYELAMLMAVNNIDAGKVELIESLYQQAIISKKLPNKPLDIVDNIASKTQNTLKTSTVLVTCYLDFSFLINALWYMVEYQSRKQLKYKKLAIKQLSILAIRYPQADIVLNEMR from the coding sequence TTGAAATTGGATCAATCAATAATAGACCATCAGCAACATTCGTTAACGCTTGAATTATGCCATCTACCTTGTTTTAATCAACTCAAGGTAGAACACATTCGTCATATTGATGCAGGCTTAAGCAATCCTTGTTTTCATGTTAGCTATGAAAATAAATCCCTATTCGCCAAGTATTTAACGGCTAACAGTATTGAACCATTCGTAAGCCAACTTGCTGCAAGCGAAGGAATTGCGCCAAAATTAGTCTATGTTGGGCATAACTGGTTAGTTACAGAGTTTATAACAGGTCAGGGGCTTGAGAAAAGCGATCAAAGTGAAGATGAAAAAATAGCAATAGTACTAGCGCTATTGGCACGCTGTCATAGTATTCTAGATCTTAGTGTCAGTTATAATAGTCAACGTAACCATCAAGCATTAGCTCAGAAAACATTCATTACCGATGTGAATGTACCAACACAGTCCAACATACCTAACCTCGATATATCAGCTACGATCAACCAATTATTACAAAAAATAAAACTTAGTGATACTCAAGATAAAGCCCTACAATTTTTATTAAATATTTTACAGAAAAACTTGGTGAACACATCCAAGTTTTTGTCAAACATTCAGCAAGTTCTTTGCCATGGAGACACTAACTTTAGTAATGTTATACAGCTTAAAAATGACGATACAAGTGCTGAACCTTTATATAAATTAATTGATTTTGAGTGCGCATGCATCGCACCAATAGAGTATGAATTAGCGATGCTAATGGCGGTTAATAATATAGATGCGGGTAAAGTTGAACTGATTGAATCGCTTTATCAGCAAGCAATAATATCCAAAAAATTACCGAATAAACCTTTAGATATTGTCGACAATATAGCAAGTAAAACACAAAACACACTTAAAACATCAACAGTATTGGTTACGTGTTACCTAGATTTTTCATTCTTAATCAATGCCTTGTGGTACATGGTTGAATATCAGAGTAGAAAGCAATTAAAATACAAAAAATTAGCTATAAAACAACTCAGCATACTGGCGATTAGGTACCCACAGGCAGATATTGTTTTGAACGAAATGAGATAA